The Luteolibacter rhizosphaerae genome window below encodes:
- a CDS encoding GMC oxidoreductase produces the protein MAILTDRKSLREYDVIIVGSGAGGGMMGMLLALNGVKVLMIEAGRNYDPQKETPMFNTPDKAPLRGKGTQDRFFGHYDATVGGGWQVPGEPYGDKPGTEEEFWWWRPRMLGGRTNHWGRISLRFGEYDFKPKSRDGLGFDWPISYTDLAPYYDKAELMVGIYGSTEGLENTPDSPPGILQPAPKPRAAELLIKKYSKGLNIPVVPIHRAVLSEPMDGPARAAKLFPNNPSAQRIVGNDMSMRAACFWATTCGRGCSIRANFQSTTVLIPPALQTGNLDIITDAMVREVMMDANGKATGVHYVDKITRTDAIAKARIVILSASTCETARILLNSKSALFPNGLANGSGQVGKNLTDSVGSSMGGHVPELESLPPYNEDGAGGGHVYTPWWNYKTQEKLGFARGYHIEMGGGRYMPGMGSLAILDQKAPGVYGKKLKEEAKRYYGAVVGFAGRGEMIPNENCYCEIDPNRVDQWGIPTLRFHWKWSDHEINQATHMQNTFAEIINSMGGKATPKPGKEALNKPGEIIHEAGTAMMGSDAKSSVVNSFGQTWDVKNLFLMDASILPSNPDKNLTLTVLALAWRSADYLLDEMKQGNI, from the coding sequence ATGGCCATCCTCACCGACCGGAAATCCCTGCGCGAATACGACGTGATCATCGTGGGCTCGGGTGCCGGGGGCGGAATGATGGGCATGCTGCTCGCGCTGAACGGCGTGAAGGTGTTGATGATCGAAGCGGGACGGAACTATGATCCGCAGAAGGAAACGCCGATGTTCAACACGCCGGACAAGGCTCCGCTGCGTGGCAAGGGAACCCAAGACCGCTTCTTCGGTCACTACGATGCCACGGTCGGCGGCGGCTGGCAGGTGCCGGGGGAGCCCTATGGCGACAAGCCCGGGACCGAAGAGGAATTCTGGTGGTGGCGGCCGCGCATGCTCGGTGGCCGGACCAATCACTGGGGGCGGATTTCGCTGCGCTTCGGCGAGTATGATTTCAAACCAAAGTCGCGTGATGGCTTGGGCTTCGACTGGCCGATCTCCTACACCGACCTCGCTCCCTACTACGACAAGGCGGAGCTGATGGTCGGCATCTACGGTTCGACCGAGGGCCTGGAAAACACACCCGACTCCCCGCCAGGGATCTTGCAACCGGCTCCGAAGCCGCGCGCCGCGGAACTGCTCATCAAGAAATACTCGAAGGGCTTGAACATTCCCGTGGTCCCCATCCACCGCGCCGTCCTAAGCGAACCGATGGACGGTCCGGCCCGAGCCGCGAAGCTTTTCCCGAACAATCCGTCGGCGCAGCGGATCGTGGGCAATGACATGTCGATGCGCGCCGCCTGCTTCTGGGCAACGACCTGTGGCCGCGGTTGCTCGATCCGAGCGAATTTCCAGAGCACCACCGTGCTGATCCCGCCAGCCCTGCAGACCGGCAACCTCGACATCATCACCGATGCCATGGTGCGCGAGGTGATGATGGATGCGAACGGCAAGGCCACGGGAGTTCATTACGTCGACAAAATCACGCGCACCGATGCGATCGCGAAGGCACGCATCGTGATTCTCAGCGCGAGCACCTGCGAGACCGCGCGCATTCTCCTGAATTCGAAGAGCGCGCTCTTCCCGAACGGTTTGGCAAACGGCAGCGGCCAGGTCGGCAAGAACCTCACCGATAGCGTCGGCTCCTCCATGGGCGGGCACGTGCCGGAACTGGAGAGCCTGCCACCCTACAATGAGGACGGTGCCGGCGGAGGTCACGTCTACACGCCGTGGTGGAACTACAAGACGCAGGAGAAGCTCGGCTTCGCCCGCGGCTATCACATCGAGATGGGCGGTGGCCGCTACATGCCCGGTATGGGATCCTTGGCGATCCTCGATCAGAAAGCGCCTGGCGTTTACGGCAAGAAGCTCAAGGAAGAGGCGAAGCGCTACTATGGCGCGGTCGTCGGCTTTGCGGGTCGTGGCGAGATGATCCCCAACGAAAACTGCTACTGCGAGATCGACCCGAACCGCGTCGACCAGTGGGGCATCCCGACCCTGCGCTTTCACTGGAAGTGGTCGGACCATGAGATCAACCAAGCCACCCACATGCAGAACACCTTCGCCGAGATCATCAACTCGATGGGCGGCAAGGCCACGCCGAAGCCCGGCAAGGAAGCGCTGAACAAACCCGGCGAAATTATCCACGAAGCCGGCACCGCGATGATGGGCTCCGACGCGAAGTCCTCGGTGGTGAACTCCTTCGGCCAGACATGGGATGTGAAGAACCTCTTCCTGATGGATGCTTCGATCCTGCCCTCGAATCCCGACAAAAATCTCACGCTGACCGTGCTGGCGCTCGCCTGGCGCTCCGCCGACTACCTGCTGGACGAAATGAAGCAGGGCAACATCTGA
- a CDS encoding gluconate 2-dehydrogenase subunit 3 family protein, giving the protein MHEPQISRRSIFKLVAAASAAGSLLPAGAEPPKPLSKHVNNPFSDPDYNNPTIPWDKPMVASELATLTVLVDLILPADEESPAASAIDLPDFLNEWVGAPYAENREDHDTIRGGVSWINTHAYKLHGREFKDLAEAQQTAILDTICDPAKAAPELAYGARFFQKLRMLTLGGYYSHPATWKALGYVGNVPIAGPYPGVPEEIIKMLGLEGL; this is encoded by the coding sequence ATGCACGAACCCCAGATTTCCCGCCGGAGCATTTTCAAGCTCGTCGCGGCTGCCAGCGCCGCCGGTTCCCTGCTGCCCGCCGGTGCCGAGCCGCCCAAGCCGCTTTCCAAGCACGTCAACAATCCCTTCAGCGATCCGGATTACAACAATCCTACGATCCCATGGGACAAGCCGATGGTTGCCTCCGAGCTCGCGACCCTCACCGTGCTGGTGGACCTCATCTTGCCTGCGGACGAGGAGTCACCCGCCGCTTCCGCCATCGACCTGCCGGACTTCCTGAATGAATGGGTCGGCGCTCCCTACGCCGAGAACCGGGAGGACCACGACACCATCCGCGGCGGAGTGAGCTGGATCAATACCCACGCCTACAAGCTGCACGGCAGGGAGTTTAAGGACCTCGCCGAGGCCCAGCAGACGGCGATCCTCGATACCATCTGCGATCCCGCGAAGGCGGCTCCGGAACTGGCCTACGGTGCACGCTTCTTCCAGAAGCTGCGCATGCTCACCCTCGGCGGCTACTACAGCCACCCCGCGACGTGGAAGGCCTTGGGCTACGTCGGGAACGTGCCGATCGCCGGACCCTATCCGGGCGTGCCGGAAGAGATCATCAAGATGCTGGGGCTGGAGGGGCTTTGA